One segment of Brienomyrus brachyistius isolate T26 unplaced genomic scaffold, BBRACH_0.4 scaffold50, whole genome shotgun sequence DNA contains the following:
- the endou gene encoding uridylate-specific endoribonuclease A has product MHLYLLLSLCVSLLVPAHSSTSGTDISDSEIKAVSELLYKLDVNRASSAELVIDRQTLIPDSATGLEKDLSPRPLFKFVDEDSLFSKPTFSALLALLDNYHRQTGQTENFSEAQVAEQDRFLHEVISKTDVGRELYSFLHSKGRYSSEAEFIQDLKMMWFGLYSRSSNKMDSSGFEHIFSGEIKGGKVSGFHNWVRFYLQEKEESLNYYSHSFDGPWTTFPDVMGMQFEWGGYFKQVGSSIIGSSPEFDLALYSLCYISRPGKRCHLSLGGKAMSIQTYTWDNSSYGNGKKYIGSAYPATP; this is encoded by the exons ATGCATCTGTACCTGCTCCTCtcgctctgtgtgtctctgttagTGCCGGCACACAGCA GCACTTCAGGGACTGACATCTCGGACTCAGAAATAAAGGCAGTGTCTGAGTTACTCTATAAGCTGGATGTCAACAGGGCCTCTTCCGCTGAACTTGTGATCGACCGTCAGACCCTGATTCCTGACTCTGCGACCGGCTTGGAGAAGGACCTCTCCCCCCGCCC GCTATTCAAGTTTGTGGATGAGGATTCCCTATTCTCCAAGCCCACATTCTCCGCCCTCCTGGCTCTGCTGGACAACTACCACAGGCAGACTGGACAGACGGAGAACTTTTCAGAAGCTCAGGTGGCTGAGCAGGATAGGTTCCTCCATGAGGTCATCTCCAAGACGGATGTGGGAAGAGAGCTCTACTCCTTCCTCCACAGCAAAG GCCGCTACAGCTCAGAGGCAGAGTTCATACAGGACCTGAAGATGATGTGGTTCGGTCTCTATTCTCGCAGCAGCAACAAGATGGATTCCAGTGGTTTTGAACACATCTTTTCAG GAGAGATTAAAGGCGGGAAGGTGTCTGGTTTCCACAACTGGGTCCGGTTTTACCTTCAGGAGAAGGAAGAGTCACTCAACTACTACAGTCACAGCTTTGATGGACCT TGGACCACTTTCCCTGATGTGATGGGCATGCAGTTCGAGTGGGGCGGCTACTTCAAGCAAGTTGGCTCCTCCATTATTGGCAGCAGCCCGGAGTTTGACCTCGCCCTCTACAGCCTGTGTTACATCAGCAGACCAGGAAAGAG ATGTCACCTCAGCCTGGGAGGGAAGGCAATGAGCATTCAGACCTATACCTGGGACAACTCGTCATACGGCAACGGGAAGAAGTACATCGGTTCGGCCTACCCAGCCACCCCTTAG